A region of Planktomarina temperata RCA23 DNA encodes the following proteins:
- the iolD gene encoding 3D-(3,5/4)-trihydroxycyclohexane-1,2-dione acylhydrolase (decyclizing): MDTADKTIRLTTAQAIIRYLAAQYIDIDGEKTRVCGGGFGIFGHGNVPCLGEALYDHRDVLPLYRGQNEQGMGFAAAAYAKYHLRQKFMFCTASAGPGTANLLTAAALCHANRLPMLMLCGDTFLTRLPDPVLQQLEHFGNPALGLNDSFQAVCRYWDRITHPAQVIQTLPAALATLLDPADCGPAFIALPQDVQGWTYDYPLSFFEPKVHRIRQQMPDARELEDAMAALKVAKRPAIIAGGGVQYAKAVAELTQFAEACGIPVIETIAGRANLLADHPLNMGPVGVTGSDSGNWLAERADVILSVGSRLQDFTTGSWTAFAQDAQFISLNTARHDAGKHRALPLVGDAKLGLRALTEQMGGYRAPGAWLDEAQAERRKWDAYVAQNVKPGNRPNSYAQAIGVVNALCDPRDRVVAAAGGLPAEVTANWRTLDIGTVDVEFGFSCMGYEIAGGWGARIAQSELEPAQDTIVFTGDGSYMLMNSDIYSSVLTGKKLIVLVLDNGGFAVINKLQNNTGNESFNNLIADCPTIDAPFSVDFTAHAAAMGAIAERVANPAELAEAFKRAKAADKTSVIVMDVDAYEGWTTEGHSWWEVGTPQVSAHSSVRNAHEDWERGRKKQRRGV, from the coding sequence GTGGACACAGCAGATAAAACCATTCGCCTGACCACCGCACAGGCCATCATTCGCTATTTGGCGGCGCAGTATATTGACATTGACGGAGAGAAAACCCGCGTATGTGGCGGGGGTTTTGGCATTTTTGGCCATGGCAATGTGCCTTGTTTGGGCGAGGCCCTATACGACCACCGCGATGTGCTGCCGCTGTATCGCGGACAAAATGAGCAAGGCATGGGGTTCGCGGCGGCGGCCTACGCCAAATATCACCTACGCCAAAAATTCATGTTTTGTACGGCCTCAGCAGGGCCCGGCACGGCCAATCTATTGACCGCTGCGGCCTTGTGCCATGCCAACCGCCTGCCGATGCTGATGCTTTGCGGAGATACGTTTTTGACCCGACTGCCCGATCCAGTGCTGCAACAGCTGGAGCATTTTGGCAATCCGGCGCTTGGGCTCAATGACAGTTTTCAAGCGGTTTGTCGCTATTGGGACCGGATCACCCATCCGGCGCAGGTGATCCAAACCCTGCCGGCGGCTTTGGCGACTTTGCTTGATCCGGCCGATTGCGGCCCGGCGTTTATCGCTCTGCCACAGGATGTGCAGGGTTGGACCTATGATTACCCTCTGTCTTTCTTTGAACCCAAAGTGCACCGCATTCGTCAGCAAATGCCCGATGCGCGCGAGCTTGAGGATGCGATGGCTGCCTTGAAAGTGGCCAAGCGCCCGGCGATCATCGCCGGTGGCGGGGTGCAATATGCCAAGGCCGTGGCCGAGCTGACCCAATTTGCCGAAGCTTGCGGCATTCCTGTGATTGAGACCATTGCGGGCCGCGCCAATCTCTTGGCCGATCATCCCCTGAACATGGGGCCGGTCGGGGTGACGGGATCTGACAGCGGCAATTGGCTGGCAGAACGGGCGGATGTGATCCTATCGGTCGGCAGTCGCTTGCAAGATTTCACCACAGGATCATGGACGGCCTTTGCGCAAGATGCGCAATTTATCTCGCTCAACACCGCGCGCCATGATGCGGGCAAGCATCGCGCCCTGCCGTTGGTGGGTGACGCCAAGCTGGGACTTCGGGCGCTCACCGAGCAAATGGGGGGCTATCGCGCCCCCGGCGCTTGGTTGGACGAAGCGCAAGCCGAGCGCCGCAAATGGGACGCCTATGTGGCGCAGAATGTGAAGCCGGGCAATCGGCCCAATTCCTACGCCCAAGCGATTGGTGTGGTCAACGCGCTCTGCGATCCGCGTGACCGGGTTGTTGCCGCGGCAGGCGGTTTGCCCGCGGAGGTGACGGCGAATTGGCGGACCTTGGATATTGGCACTGTGGATGTGGAATTTGGATTCAGCTGTATGGGTTATGAAATCGCAGGTGGCTGGGGGGCACGCATCGCGCAAAGTGAGCTTGAACCTGCGCAAGACACCATCGTCTTTACCGGTGATGGCAGCTATATGTTGATGAATTCAGACATTTACTCATCCGTGCTGACGGGCAAGAAATTGATTGTTTTGGTGCTCGACAATGGCGGGTTTGCGGTGATCAACAAGCTGCAAAATAACACCGGAAATGAGAGCTTTAACAATCTCATCGCCGATTGCCCAACGATCGACGCCCCCTTTTCCGTTGATTTCACTGCCCATGCGGCGGCCATGGGCGCGATTGCGGAGCGGGTGGCCAACCCTGCTGAATTGGCAGAGGCGTTTAAGCGGGCCAAGGCGGCAGATAAAACCAGCGTGATCGTCATGGATGTGGATGCCTATGAAGGCTGGACGACCGAAGGGCACAGCTGGTGGGAAGTCGGCACGCCCCAGGTCAGTGCCCATTCTTCCGTCCGCAACGCCCATGAAGATTGGGAACGCGGCCGCAAGAAACAGCGGCGCGGGGTGTAG
- the iolC gene encoding 5-dehydro-2-deoxygluconokinase produces the protein MQNLLAGIAQNNFVVIGRAGMDFFPDPPGTKTEEAEVFTAGLGGSSANIAAGLAKLGGKSALVTSVSDDSVGRYCVNQLKNYGVDCSHVKAVGGEFRNSLAVYETRVKEHQSVIYRNGAADFQFTAADAEAVNYGDFGALVTAGTVFAAEPSRSAAFHAFDLARAAGLPIIFDVDYRPYSWPSPQVAEEVLSRAGALSDVIVGNDEEFGFMAGGLDKGLAKARALAQSTAKIVIYKMGEKGAITFAGDQELRTGIYPVTALKPTGAGDSFMAGFLASLAQGLPLKDAVLRGSACAAIVVGKPGCAPAMPFPADLETFLAAHAGPTEVKD, from the coding sequence ATGCAAAACCTCTTGGCGGGTATCGCTCAGAATAATTTTGTTGTCATTGGTCGCGCGGGAATGGATTTCTTTCCAGATCCCCCCGGAACGAAGACGGAGGAGGCGGAGGTCTTCACCGCCGGTTTGGGAGGGTCCTCGGCCAATATTGCGGCGGGGCTTGCAAAACTTGGCGGCAAGTCGGCTTTGGTGACCTCTGTCAGCGATGACAGCGTTGGGCGCTACTGTGTCAATCAGCTGAAAAATTATGGCGTGGATTGCAGCCATGTCAAAGCGGTTGGTGGCGAGTTTCGCAACTCCCTGGCCGTCTATGAAACGCGCGTCAAAGAGCATCAAAGCGTGATCTATCGCAATGGCGCGGCTGATTTTCAGTTTACTGCAGCCGACGCCGAGGCCGTCAATTATGGTGATTTCGGCGCTCTTGTGACAGCGGGAACGGTGTTTGCGGCCGAGCCAAGCCGTTCTGCGGCCTTCCACGCCTTCGATCTGGCCCGCGCGGCCGGGCTGCCGATCATCTTTGATGTGGATTATCGCCCCTACAGCTGGCCATCGCCGCAGGTGGCCGAAGAGGTCTTGTCTCGTGCCGGTGCGCTGTCGGACGTGATTGTGGGCAATGACGAAGAATTTGGCTTCATGGCCGGTGGACTTGACAAAGGTCTGGCCAAGGCGCGCGCTCTGGCGCAGAGCACTGCGAAGATTGTGATCTACAAAATGGGTGAGAAAGGCGCGATTACCTTTGCGGGGGATCAAGAATTGCGCACGGGTATTTACCCGGTCACTGCATTGAAACCGACAGGGGCAGGGGATAGTTTTATGGCGGGTTTTCTGGCCTCTCTGGCGCAGGGCTTGCCGCTTAAAGATGCGGTTCTGCGCGGCTCTGCCTGTGCGGCTATCGTTGTGGGCAAGCCTGGCTGCGCGCCGGCCATGCCCTTTCCGGCCGATTTAGAAACATTTTTGGCCGCGCACGCCGGTCCCACAGAGGTGAAAGATTAA
- a CDS encoding class II fructose-bisphosphate aldolase, with the protein MTLATLAEVLQPALKQGYAVGGLVTLGWEDMRAYVAAAEAENCPVILQAGPSCRAHTPLPVLGKMFRHLAEAASVPVVAHLDHGYTFEDCRLALDSGFTSVMFDGSRKPLQQNIDETAAIAEMAHAAGISCEGEIGFVGYSGGESSNGTDPEEAAKFARESGADAIAISVGNVHLQQDKEGGLDLERIAQIEALTSVPLVIHGGSGVPVEQRRHLAAKTSICKFNIGTELRMAFGSALRAAVEADPARFDRVQILSDTLDPVQRAAQEVLRAFGAPPQR; encoded by the coding sequence ATGACCCTCGCAACGCTTGCTGAGGTGCTGCAACCGGCCCTAAAGCAGGGCTATGCGGTGGGGGGATTGGTGACCCTAGGTTGGGAAGATATGCGCGCCTATGTGGCGGCGGCTGAGGCGGAGAATTGCCCGGTTATCCTGCAGGCCGGGCCATCGTGCCGGGCGCATACGCCGCTGCCGGTTTTGGGCAAAATGTTTCGGCATTTGGCGGAGGCGGCCTCGGTGCCTGTGGTGGCCCATCTGGATCATGGCTATACCTTTGAAGACTGCAGACTTGCCTTGGACAGCGGTTTTACATCGGTGATGTTCGATGGCTCGCGCAAACCTTTGCAGCAAAATATTGATGAAACCGCCGCAATTGCCGAGATGGCCCATGCGGCAGGCATCTCTTGTGAAGGCGAAATTGGGTTTGTTGGATATTCTGGCGGGGAAAGCTCTAATGGAACCGATCCTGAAGAGGCCGCAAAATTTGCCCGCGAGAGCGGGGCGGATGCCATTGCGATCAGCGTTGGCAATGTGCATTTACAACAAGATAAGGAAGGCGGTCTGGATTTGGAGCGCATTGCTCAGATTGAGGCGCTAACGTCGGTGCCTTTGGTCATTCATGGCGGCTCTGGTGTTCCGGTAGAGCAGCGCCGACATCTGGCGGCAAAGACGTCGATTTGCAAATTCAATATCGGAACCGAATTGCGGATGGCCTTTGGGTCGGCCCTACGCGCGGCGGTTGAGGCTGATCCGGCGCGGTTTGATCGGGTGCAAATCCTATCGGATACGCTTGACCCGGTCCAACGTGCCGCGCAGGAGGTTCTGCGCGCCTTTGGGGCACCGCCGCAGCGTTAA
- a CDS encoding 5-deoxy-glucuronate isomerase, with amino-acid sequence MHIAPYDNKNSPIVDVDDTTVPLNYFNIVKLTKGQAFAYQVPGYETCIVPATGTIDVDVEGFKTAGLGGRVEDVWGGEPEGVYVPSGAKVEMVCLSETAEVFIAGAKYDEVLDPFAVRADEIDLVQYGSDDTKTHRKIKHILGQKQHGKVGRLLVSELFTVGAGGWSGFPSHKHDTDHLPTETRHDETYNFRFKPNWGSGVQMLQREDNKPGDAYHIVDGSTICLDNGYHPCCVLPGYEMYYFTILGGLSQRSLVQYFQPTHAYQIETIPGIKDMIAKFK; translated from the coding sequence ATGCATATAGCCCCTTATGACAATAAAAATTCCCCCATTGTGGATGTGGATGATACCACGGTTCCGCTGAATTATTTCAACATCGTGAAACTGACCAAGGGTCAGGCCTTTGCTTATCAGGTGCCGGGCTATGAGACCTGCATTGTTCCGGCCACGGGCACCATTGATGTCGATGTCGAAGGGTTCAAAACCGCCGGATTGGGCGGGCGTGTTGAAGATGTGTGGGGCGGCGAGCCTGAGGGCGTTTATGTGCCGTCTGGGGCAAAAGTGGAGATGGTGTGTCTGTCGGAGACCGCAGAGGTGTTCATTGCTGGCGCAAAATATGATGAGGTCCTGGATCCTTTTGCGGTGCGCGCCGATGAGATTGACCTGGTGCAATATGGCTCGGATGACACAAAAACCCATCGCAAAATCAAACATATACTTGGTCAAAAGCAGCATGGAAAAGTGGGCCGCCTGCTGGTCAGTGAGCTGTTCACGGTCGGTGCCGGCGGATGGTCGGGCTTTCCAAGCCATAAGCATGACACGGACCATCTGCCCACAGAGACACGTCATGATGAAACCTATAATTTTCGCTTCAAACCCAATTGGGGCTCGGGCGTGCAGATGCTACAGCGCGAGGACAATAAGCCAGGGGATGCCTATCATATCGTGGATGGCTCAACCATTTGTCTCGACAATGGCTATCACCCCTGCTGCGTTCTGCCGGGGTATGAGATGTATTATTTCACCATCCTGGGCGGGTTGAGCCAACGTTCGCTCGTGCAATATTTTCAGCCAACCCACGCCTATCAAATCGAAACCATTCCGGGCATCAAAGACATGATCGCGAAATTCAAATGA
- the topA gene encoding type I DNA topoisomerase, which produces MAVVVVESPAKAKTINKYLGPGFTVLASYGHVRDLPPKDGSVDPENEFEMLWEVGAASKKHVKAIADALKDDNELILATDPDREGEAISWHLQETLTKRRAIKKDTPVSRVVFNAITKIAVTEAMKNPRQVDMELVEAYLARRALDYLVGFKLSPVLWRRLPGAKSAGRVQSVCLRLIVDREMEIEAFNPREYWTVGASLSTPRGQQFDARLTSLGGKRLDKFDLANETEAELAVQAVRSRDLTVTSVEAKPANRNPSAPFMTSTLQQEASRKFGMGARQTMSAAQRLYEAGLITYMRTDGIDMAPEAVQAARAVICERYGAQYVPEQPRLYKNKAKNAQEAHECIRPTEMGQAPDSLSISDADQKKLYDLIWKRTVASQMAAARLERTTVEIESSDGQVGLRATGQVMLFDGFMRVYEEGRDDTVVDEDDKRLPQISAADPLAKKSVTPEQHHTQPPPRYTEASLVKRMEELGIGRPSTYASVVTTIQDRDYVRKEKNRLIPEDKGRLVTVFLSSFFRQYVGYEFTANLENELDDVSAGDREYRTVLSRFWKDFKVAIDEAMDQSITEVLEKINDVLEPHLFPMEEPGVDPRVCKSCGNGRLSMRTARSGGAFIGCSNYPECRFTRPFGPPGTESSAIGPDGQLLGHVGADPISLRDGRYGPYVQRGTVTEENPKPPRMSIPKSWSLDELTFEKAVQLLSLPREIGPHPEDGVMIESSIGRFGPYVKHGTLYANIGDIDEVWSIGMNRAVEELAKKAARSGRGAAAKPLHELGEHPSEGGPVNVMDGRYGPYVKWGKVNATIPKEIEPAQVTMELAVDLIAQKAPAKKKKAAAKKKPTAKKTTAKKPTTKKSAAAKKAPAKKD; this is translated from the coding sequence ATGGCTGTTGTTGTTGTAGAATCTCCTGCTAAGGCAAAGACAATAAACAAATATCTTGGACCAGGCTTCACTGTTCTTGCCTCTTACGGTCACGTGCGTGATTTGCCGCCCAAAGATGGCTCGGTGGATCCCGAGAATGAATTTGAGATGCTTTGGGAGGTTGGCGCGGCCAGCAAAAAACACGTCAAGGCCATTGCCGATGCCCTCAAAGACGACAATGAGCTGATCCTAGCGACCGACCCTGACCGCGAGGGCGAAGCGATCAGCTGGCATTTGCAAGAGACGCTCACCAAGCGCCGCGCGATCAAAAAAGACACGCCGGTATCCCGTGTGGTGTTCAACGCCATCACCAAGATCGCCGTCACCGAAGCCATGAAGAATCCGCGTCAAGTGGATATGGAATTGGTTGAAGCCTATTTGGCCCGCCGCGCCCTGGATTACCTTGTGGGCTTCAAGCTCTCCCCCGTGCTCTGGCGTCGCTTGCCGGGGGCGAAATCGGCTGGGCGGGTGCAATCGGTCTGCCTGCGGCTCATCGTTGACCGCGAAATGGAAATTGAGGCATTCAATCCGCGTGAATATTGGACCGTCGGTGCCAGTCTGAGCACCCCGCGCGGCCAGCAATTTGACGCGCGGCTGACCAGTCTGGGCGGCAAGCGTCTCGATAAGTTTGATCTGGCGAATGAAACCGAGGCGGAATTGGCGGTTCAGGCGGTGCGGAGCCGGGATCTGACCGTCACGTCGGTGGAAGCCAAACCCGCAAATCGCAACCCCTCGGCCCCCTTCATGACCTCGACCCTGCAGCAAGAGGCAAGCCGCAAATTCGGCATGGGCGCCCGGCAAACCATGTCGGCCGCACAGCGCCTTTATGAGGCTGGCTTGATCACCTACATGCGGACCGATGGGATCGATATGGCGCCAGAAGCGGTGCAAGCCGCCCGCGCCGTGATCTGTGAACGCTATGGGGCGCAATATGTGCCGGAGCAACCGCGGCTGTATAAAAATAAGGCAAAAAACGCCCAAGAGGCGCATGAATGTATTCGCCCCACCGAAATGGGCCAAGCCCCTGACAGCCTATCGATATCCGACGCTGACCAAAAGAAACTCTATGATCTGATCTGGAAACGTACGGTCGCAAGCCAAATGGCAGCGGCCCGTTTGGAGCGCACCACGGTTGAAATTGAATCAAGCGATGGGCAGGTCGGTCTGCGCGCCACCGGGCAAGTGATGCTCTTTGATGGCTTCATGCGGGTCTATGAGGAAGGGCGTGACGACACGGTTGTTGACGAAGATGACAAGCGTTTGCCACAAATCAGCGCCGCCGATCCCCTGGCTAAAAAATCTGTCACCCCTGAGCAGCATCATACCCAGCCACCACCGCGCTACACCGAGGCCAGCTTGGTCAAGCGTATGGAAGAGCTGGGCATTGGCCGCCCCTCCACCTATGCCTCGGTCGTCACCACAATCCAAGATCGCGACTATGTGCGCAAAGAGAAGAACCGTCTGATTCCTGAGGATAAGGGGCGTTTGGTGACTGTTTTCCTCAGCAGTTTCTTCCGCCAATACGTCGGCTATGAGTTCACGGCCAATTTGGAAAATGAATTGGATGACGTTTCGGCCGGTGATCGCGAATACCGCACGGTTTTGAGTCGTTTCTGGAAGGACTTCAAGGTCGCGATTGACGAGGCGATGGATCAATCCATCACTGAAGTTCTTGAAAAAATTAACGATGTCCTTGAGCCGCATCTTTTTCCCATGGAAGAGCCCGGGGTTGATCCACGCGTCTGCAAAAGCTGTGGCAATGGGCGTTTGTCCATGCGCACAGCCCGATCTGGTGGCGCATTTATCGGCTGTTCCAACTACCCAGAATGCCGCTTTACCCGCCCATTCGGACCGCCCGGCACCGAAAGCAGCGCCATCGGTCCCGATGGCCAGCTGCTCGGGCATGTTGGCGCGGATCCCATAAGCCTGCGCGATGGGCGCTACGGCCCCTATGTGCAGCGCGGCACTGTCACGGAGGAAAACCCCAAGCCACCGCGGATGTCCATTCCGAAAAGCTGGTCCTTGGATGAGTTGACCTTTGAAAAGGCCGTGCAGCTTTTATCCCTACCCCGCGAAATTGGCCCGCATCCGGAAGATGGGGTGATGATCGAATCTTCAATCGGGCGCTTCGGCCCCTATGTGAAACACGGCACGCTCTACGCCAATATCGGCGATATCGACGAAGTGTGGAGCATCGGCATGAACCGGGCCGTGGAAGAATTGGCCAAAAAGGCTGCGCGGAGTGGACGGGGCGCGGCCGCCAAGCCGCTGCATGAGTTGGGTGAACACCCCAGCGAAGGCGGCCCGGTCAATGTCATGGATGGGCGCTATGGTCCTTATGTGAAATGGGGCAAAGTGAATGCCACCATTCCAAAAGAGATTGAGCCGGCCCAGGTCACCATGGAACTCGCAGTGGATCTGATTGCGCAAAAAGCGCCTGCCAAAAAGAAGAAAGCGGCGGCCAAGAAAAAACCTACCGCCAAAAAAACAACCGCCAAAAAGCCAACCACCAAAAAATCCGCTGCGGCTAAAAAAGCGCCTGCAAAAAAGGATTAA
- the tldD gene encoding metalloprotease TldD, whose product MTDSLFRPFETHLDRESAREILKSTLIGAEDGELFLERSRSEVLSFDDGRLRTSSFDASEGFGLRAVQGERVGYAHATEISEQAMRRAAGTVRLAVQAGGGPLCAAPPATNRRLYSDHNPLSDSSFPAKIDILREIDAYARGLDRRVVQVSATIAASHQEVVILRAEGPDVSDSRPMVRMNVSVIVEQDGQRQTGYVGGGGRYGLGGMLEPSHWQPLVREALRIAVVNLAAIPAPAGVMDVALGAGWPGILLHEAVGHGLEGDFNRKGTSAFAGLMGQRIAAPGVTVLDDGTIPDRRGSISIDDEGTPSGKNTLIEDGILIGYMQDRQNARLSGNAPTGNGRRQSFAHAPMPRMTNTYMLGGDVDPKDMLCDMKDGIYAVGFGGGQVDITNGKFVFSCTEAYQVKNGKVGAPVKGATLIGDGATALQQIRAIGNDMRLDDGMGNCGKQGQWVPVGVGQPSLLIGGLTVGGSAT is encoded by the coding sequence ATGACTGATTCTCTATTTCGCCCGTTTGAGACCCATCTCGATCGGGAGTCGGCCCGTGAAATTCTTAAATCAACCCTGATTGGAGCGGAAGATGGGGAGCTGTTTTTAGAGCGCTCTAGGTCCGAAGTGTTGTCTTTTGACGACGGGCGGCTGCGCACGTCGAGTTTTGATGCCTCTGAAGGCTTCGGTCTGCGCGCAGTCCAGGGCGAGCGGGTCGGCTACGCGCATGCAACCGAAATTTCCGAACAGGCCATGCGCCGCGCAGCAGGCACCGTACGCTTGGCCGTTCAGGCAGGTGGCGGGCCATTATGCGCCGCGCCGCCCGCCACCAATCGCCGTCTCTACAGCGATCACAACCCCCTCAGCGATTCGAGCTTTCCGGCCAAGATCGATATTCTGCGCGAGATTGATGCTTATGCCCGCGGTTTGGACCGCCGCGTGGTCCAAGTCTCAGCCACGATCGCAGCCTCCCATCAAGAGGTGGTCATCTTGCGCGCAGAGGGGCCTGATGTTTCCGACAGCCGCCCAATGGTGCGCATGAATGTCTCAGTTATTGTGGAGCAAGACGGGCAACGCCAAACCGGCTATGTCGGCGGCGGTGGGCGCTATGGGCTGGGTGGCATGCTTGAACCAAGCCATTGGCAACCTTTGGTGCGCGAAGCTCTGCGCATCGCTGTGGTCAACCTCGCCGCTATTCCCGCACCTGCGGGGGTCATGGATGTGGCCCTGGGTGCAGGATGGCCCGGCATCTTATTGCATGAAGCGGTTGGCCATGGGCTGGAAGGTGATTTCAACCGCAAAGGCACCTCTGCCTTCGCGGGTCTCATGGGCCAAAGGATCGCGGCCCCAGGTGTCACGGTCCTGGATGATGGCACAATACCAGACCGCCGCGGATCGATCAGCATTGACGATGAGGGCACACCAAGCGGCAAAAATACCTTGATCGAAGACGGAATATTGATCGGCTATATGCAGGACCGACAAAACGCGCGGCTCAGCGGCAATGCCCCAACAGGCAACGGCCGCCGCCAGAGCTTTGCCCATGCGCCCATGCCGCGCATGACCAACACCTATATGTTGGGCGGGGATGTGGATCCCAAGGATATGCTTTGCGATATGAAAGACGGCATTTACGCCGTAGGCTTCGGCGGCGGTCAAGTCGATATCACCAACGGGAAATTCGTCTTTTCCTGCACCGAGGCCTATCAGGTCAAAAACGGCAAGGTTGGCGCCCCAGTCAAAGGCGCCACGCTGATTGGCGATGGGGCCACAGCCCTGCAACAGATTCGCGCCATCGGCAATGACATGCGGCTCGACGACGGCATGGGCAATTGCGGCAAGCAAGGCCAATGGGTGCCCGTGGGCGTGGGGCAGCCATCCTTGCTGATCGGTGGATTGACCGTGGGGGGATCGGCGACTTAA
- the dprA gene encoding DNA-processing protein DprA, producing MTQPPSGAQTSPQPRMSEDDRIARLQLLRSPRVGPATYRRLMAAHGTAAEALRALPDLARSKGVKSYQLCSEHMAQREYFTGKKLGADLIFEHEAGYPRLLAEISDAPPFLWVLGQHEQLTRPCVAVVGARNASSLGTRMAHRLAAGLAEAGLIVVSGLARGIDAAAHAASLPHGTIGVHAGGLDVIYPAENSELAKSILQKGARISEQPIGFHPTARFFPKRNRLISGLCQAVVIVEAAAKSGTFITARQALEQGREVLAVPGHPMDARAAGCNVLIRDGACLVRSVDDILQAIYPATQQPLPLSPMAAQKRPQTIQATLPLPHGKTQPYQTRRKDLVQTLHKQILDRLSAAPLAEDQLIRDLKKPAAHVAPAITELELSGRLERHPGGLLARIHNH from the coding sequence ATGACCCAACCTCCCAGTGGCGCCCAAACCTCACCCCAGCCCCGCATGAGCGAAGATGATCGCATCGCGCGGCTGCAATTGTTGCGCTCCCCGCGCGTCGGGCCGGCCACCTACAGGCGGCTAATGGCCGCCCATGGAACGGCTGCCGAAGCCCTGAGAGCCCTGCCCGACTTGGCCCGCAGCAAGGGCGTCAAATCTTATCAGCTGTGCAGCGAGCATATGGCGCAGCGCGAATATTTCACCGGCAAGAAACTTGGCGCGGATCTCATTTTTGAGCATGAAGCCGGCTACCCGCGCCTCTTGGCTGAAATCTCCGACGCCCCGCCCTTCCTTTGGGTTTTGGGACAACACGAGCAGCTCACGCGTCCCTGCGTGGCCGTTGTGGGCGCGCGCAATGCCTCCTCATTGGGCACGCGCATGGCCCACCGTCTGGCCGCAGGTCTTGCAGAAGCCGGCTTGATCGTCGTGTCTGGTCTGGCCCGTGGCATTGATGCTGCCGCCCATGCCGCCAGCCTGCCCCATGGGACCATTGGCGTGCATGCGGGCGGCTTAGATGTGATCTACCCGGCCGAAAATTCCGAGCTTGCCAAGTCCATTTTACAAAAAGGCGCACGCATTTCTGAACAGCCCATTGGATTTCACCCCACAGCGCGTTTCTTTCCCAAACGCAATCGCCTTATCTCCGGCCTCTGCCAGGCGGTTGTGATTGTGGAGGCGGCGGCGAAATCCGGCACATTTATCACCGCAAGGCAAGCGCTCGAGCAAGGGCGCGAGGTTCTGGCTGTGCCTGGCCATCCCATGGATGCGCGCGCCGCCGGGTGCAATGTACTGATCCGCGATGGCGCCTGTTTGGTGCGCAGTGTCGATGACATATTGCAAGCCATCTATCCGGCGACACAACAACCGCTACCGCTATCGCCAATGGCCGCACAAAAGCGGCCCCAAACAATCCAGGCGACCTTGCCCCTTCCACATGGCAAAACACAGCCCTATCAAACCCGACGCAAGGATCTGGTTCAAACATTGCACAAACAAATTTTAGATCGTCTCAGCGCCGCGCCGCTGGCCGAAGATCAGCTGATCCGCGATCTCAAAAAACCCGCCGCCCATGTCGCCCCGGCCATCACCGAACTGGAGCTCTCTGGTCGTCTGGAGCGGCACCCCGGCGGGCTTTTGGCGCGCATCCACAACCACTAA